One Triticum dicoccoides isolate Atlit2015 ecotype Zavitan chromosome 4B, WEW_v2.0, whole genome shotgun sequence genomic window carries:
- the LOC119294241 gene encoding pollen allergen Phl p 1-like codes for MASSSSSVLLVAAVLAAVVCGAHGIPKVPPGPNITASPASYGNKWLDAKTTWYGKPMGAGPKDNGGACGYKEVDKAPFHGMTSCGNIPIFKDGRGCGSCFELKCTKPEACSGEPTMVTITDKNEEPIAPYHFDLSGHAFGSMAKKGEEQKLRDAGEVEIKFRRVKCKYPPGTKVNFHVEKSSNENYLALVIKFLQGDGDVVGVDIKQKGEDKWTELNESWGAVWRIDTPHKLIGPFSVRYTTEGGTKTVVEDVIPKGWKADTSYEAKGGY; via the coding sequence AtggcttcttcttcctcgtcggtgcTGCTGGTTGCGGCGGTGTTGGCCGCGGTGGTGTGCGGCGCGCACGGCATCCCCAAGGTTCCCCCTGGCCCCAACATCACGGCGTCTCCTGCGAGCTACGGCAACAAGTGGCTGGACGCCAAGACCACGTGGTACGGCAAGCCGATGGGCGCCGGGCCCAAGGACAACGGCGGCGCCTGCGGGTACAAGGAGGTGGACAAGGCCCCCTTCCACGGCATGACCTCCTGCGGCAACATCCCCATCTTCAAGGACGGCCGCGGCTGCGGCTCCTGCTTCGAGCTCAAGTGCACCAAGCCCGAGGCCTGCTCCGGCGAGCCCACCATGGTCACCATCACCGACAAGAACGAGGAGCCCATCGCCCCCTACCACTTCGACCTCTCCGGCCACGCCTTCGGCTCCATGGCCAAGAAGGGCGAGgagcagaagctgcgcgacgccggcgaGGTGGAGATCAAGTTCCGGCGCGTCAAGTGCAAGTACCCGCCGGGCACCAAGGTCAACTTCCACGTGGAGAAGTCCTCCAACGAAAACTACCTGGCCCTGGTGATCAAGTTCCTCCAAGGCGACGGCGACGTGGTGGGCGTGGACATCAAGCAGAAGGGCGAGGACAAGTGGACCGAGCTCAACGAGTCGTGGGGAGCCGTGTGGAGGATCGACACCCCCCACAAGCTCATCGGCCCCTTCTCCGTCCGCTACACCACCGAGGGCGGCACCAAGACCGTCGTCGAGGACGTCATCCCCAAGGGCTGGAAGGCCGACACCTCCTACGAGGCCAAGGGCGGGtactga